A single region of the Thermoanaerobacterium sp. PSU-2 genome encodes:
- a CDS encoding Gfo/Idh/MocA family oxidoreductase produces MLIIKKIYEEGILGKIFTIESKLHSANGYMHEWHLYKKYGGGMLYDWGPHLIDQILFMMPNAKIKSLYADIKNVLHEEVDDYFKILMKMDNGITVHIELSTYMLKYAPRWIAAGDKGTAVVNSFECHGAIYRTGKLLEKLPPQITETIAGPTRQFAPVPPGGITEEPLPQVEADWVDFYKNVRDVLNGKAESLIKISEVRRVLAVMEAVRESAESGEAIAFE; encoded by the coding sequence ATGCTCATTATAAAGAAAATTTATGAGGAAGGGATTTTAGGTAAAATTTTTACTATTGAATCTAAGTTGCATTCAGCAAATGGGTATATGCACGAATGGCATTTGTATAAAAAGTATGGTGGTGGCATGCTCTACGATTGGGGGCCGCATCTAATCGACCAAATACTTTTTATGATGCCCAATGCGAAAATAAAAAGTTTATACGCAGATATAAAGAATGTATTACATGAGGAAGTTGATGATTACTTTAAGATTTTGATGAAGATGGATAATGGTATAACAGTGCATATAGAGCTCTCAACATATATGTTAAAATATGCTCCACGTTGGATTGCGGCGGGAGATAAAGGAACAGCTGTGGTAAACAGCTTTGAATGCCATGGTGCGATTTACCGTACGGGTAAGCTTCTAGAAAAGCTACCGCCACAAATCACTGAGACAATAGCTGGTCCGACAAGGCAGTTTGCTCCGGTTCCTCCTGGAGGCATTACAGAAGAGCCTTTACCGCAAGTAGAAGCAGACTGGGTAGATTTTTATAAAAATGTGAGAGATGTGTTAAACGGTAAAGCAGAGTCTCTTATTAAGATTTCGGAGGTGCGCAGAGTATTAGCAGTTATGGAGGCGGTAAGGGAATCGGCTGAGAGCGGTGAGGCTATCGCGTTTGAATAA
- a CDS encoding Gfo/Idh/MocA family oxidoreductase produces MTVPNHLHKEMCLKAAAAKKNVITEKPAALSVAELDEMEAVCKKEGVFLTAHQNEDGIKICSL; encoded by the coding sequence TTGACTGTACCTAATCATTTGCACAAGGAAATGTGTTTAAAAGCTGCTGCTGCTAAGAAAAATGTTATTACAGAAAAACCTGCAGCTTTGAGTGTGGCTGAACTTGATGAAATGGAAGCAGTATGCAAAAAAGAAGGGGTATTTCTTACCGCTCACCAAAATGAAGATGGGATAAAGATATGCTCATTATAA
- a CDS encoding DUF6379 domain-containing protein, with the protein MLEKEVIQYRGFHNIYENGVCVGFQLCIRSPYYRGVWLSQIRPGRVIVDGEVFPWDTIIWVIDGKEYTTDELAKSGREFWRLTEPAVLKVKKAGGLKQGYHDVSVRFGFSASYMPPSMDRFSDDVEYSTFNGGTYSRKKMIIV; encoded by the coding sequence ATGTTAGAAAAAGAAGTTATTCAATATAGAGGTTTTCACAACATATATGAAAATGGTGTTTGTGTGGGTTTTCAATTATGCATACGATCACCGTATTACCGTGGTGTCTGGTTGTCTCAGATTCGACCTGGTCGTGTAATTGTAGATGGTGAAGTTTTTCCGTGGGATACCATTATTTGGGTTATTGATGGTAAGGAGTATACGACAGATGAACTTGCTAAAAGCGGCCGGGAATTCTGGAGGCTCACTGAACCAGCAGTTCTAAAGGTAAAAAAAGCTGGTGGGTTAAAGCAAGGTTATCATGACGTTAGTGTACGGTTTGGTTTTAGCGCTTCTTATATGCCACCATCTATGGATCGATTCAGTGATGATGTTGAATATAGTACATTTAACGGAGGTACTTATTCCAGAAAGAAGATGATTATTGTTTAA
- a CDS encoding TIM barrel protein, producing the protein MNKIIGPKRGVSLYSYSGEFGITMELEDCFKDLYDMGACGIEILANSHIDNYPELSDEFVEKWQHLCNKYEIEPVEYGHWLDTRLYRDRNLTLKECLEMLEQDFKIANKLGFRILRTKLGVIDDFLNPVENWREIITAAFPLAEKYDVVMCPEIHLPTILSDKMVEDYVDFIIKTNTQNFGLNIDMSVFQNRFDLSELPYPDERHSEPEELIPLLPYVKCIHAKFNAMDDDFNEMTIPYPPVLEILKEHKWNGYLISEYEGLNKDVPGYTSHELRKHHVMMKRILGY; encoded by the coding sequence ATGAATAAAATAATTGGTCCTAAACGAGGTGTTTCGCTTTATAGTTATTCAGGTGAATTTGGTATAACAATGGAATTAGAAGATTGCTTTAAAGATTTGTACGATATGGGGGCTTGTGGAATAGAAATTTTAGCAAATTCGCACATTGATAATTATCCAGAATTAAGTGACGAATTTGTGGAAAAATGGCAGCATTTGTGCAACAAATATGAAATTGAACCAGTAGAATATGGTCATTGGTTAGATACAAGGCTTTATCGCGATAGAAATCTTACATTAAAAGAATGCTTGGAAATGTTGGAGCAGGATTTTAAAATTGCTAACAAACTTGGATTTCGCATATTGAGGACAAAACTGGGTGTCATAGACGATTTTTTGAATCCAGTTGAAAACTGGAGGGAAATAATTACAGCAGCGTTTCCTCTTGCAGAAAAATACGATGTAGTTATGTGTCCAGAAATCCATTTACCCACCATTTTATCAGATAAAATGGTAGAGGACTATGTAGATTTCATTATAAAAACCAATACACAGAATTTTGGATTGAATATTGACATGAGCGTATTTCAAAATCGTTTTGATTTATCTGAATTACCATATCCAGATGAAAGGCATTCGGAGCCAGAAGAACTAATTCCATTGCTTCCATATGTTAAATGTATTCATGCAAAATTTAATGCGATGGATGACGATTTTAATGAAATGACGATTCCATATCCACCAGTACTTGAAATTTTAAAAGAGCATAAATGGAATGGCTATTTGATAAGCGAATACGAAGGATTAAATAAAGATGTTCCAGGCTACACTTCACATGAGTTAAGAAAACATCATGTGATGATGAAACGGATATTGGGATATTAA
- a CDS encoding TIM barrel protein produces MKQNIDLGVSLYGFTERFVKEDDYSFEQMFQDLNRLGVKKFELVGAQVFQNYPTPSENEIDECARLAKKYGVQPFSYGGYVDFAKHHDHDMDDREILNEIVFDLMTAKKLGCKYLRSGLPSKSKEFYKEVAKIAEYYGITICYEVHAPERPSDPKVQKLLQIFREIDSPWLGFVPDFGCFIERPNRISVERFEKLGAKPEILQFIIDNRWNGYTEEQMAAKVKEMGGGLAEIMAVSEWFGYLSFAPADLEGFKTILPYSKYFHAKFYHIDEDCIETTIPYEKLLSMIVDSGFEGTLMIEYEGHAFYLNDAIEQIKRHIKMEKNILGKL; encoded by the coding sequence ATGAAACAAAATATTGATTTAGGGGTTTCTCTATATGGATTTACTGAACGTTTTGTTAAAGAAGATGATTACAGTTTTGAACAAATGTTTCAGGATTTGAATAGGTTGGGAGTCAAAAAGTTTGAATTAGTAGGTGCTCAGGTTTTTCAAAATTATCCGACGCCCAGTGAAAATGAAATTGATGAATGTGCTAGATTGGCGAAAAAATATGGTGTACAGCCATTTAGTTATGGGGGATATGTGGATTTTGCCAAGCATCATGATCATGACATGGATGACCGCGAGATATTGAATGAAATAGTATTCGACCTTATGACAGCGAAAAAACTTGGATGTAAGTATCTCAGAAGTGGTTTACCTTCAAAATCAAAAGAATTTTATAAAGAAGTTGCCAAGATAGCTGAATATTATGGCATAACCATCTGTTATGAAGTTCATGCTCCTGAACGGCCCAGCGATCCAAAAGTTCAAAAGTTATTGCAAATTTTTAGAGAAATTGACTCACCGTGGTTAGGATTTGTGCCTGATTTTGGATGCTTTATAGAACGACCAAACCGCATTTCTGTTGAACGTTTCGAAAAACTTGGTGCAAAGCCGGAGATTTTACAGTTTATAATAGACAATCGGTGGAATGGATATACTGAGGAACAGATGGCTGCAAAGGTAAAGGAAATGGGCGGCGGCTTAGCGGAGATAATGGCTGTCAGCGAATGGTTTGGATATTTGTCTTTTGCTCCAGCGGATCTGGAAGGTTTTAAGACTATTTTACCTTATTCAAAATATTTTCATGCGAAATTTTATCATATTGATGAAGACTGTATTGAAACAACGATTCCGTATGAAAAATTGTTATCCATGATTGTAGATTCGGGTTTTGAAGGTACACTTATGATCGAGTATGAAGGACATGCTTTTTACTTAAATGATGCTATAGAACAAATTAAGCGTCACATCAAGATGGAGAAGAATATTTTAGGGAAACTATAA
- a CDS encoding DUF6379 domain-containing protein has product MPTQFMKLGFEDRVIREDGFYNIALNGKIVGFNLDLRINYYRGLPLSSVQKIKLFVDGKEISSDLMLFNLNGKFFTIEQLPKLYAEYWGIKQAAHLRVYNGGLTEGVHDVDINIEYKSPYMSFGPGIYGMIDGSCHKKMAIGKVREIDETKY; this is encoded by the coding sequence ATGCCAACTCAATTTATGAAACTTGGTTTCGAGGATAGGGTAATTCGTGAAGACGGTTTCTATAATATTGCTTTAAATGGGAAAATTGTAGGCTTTAATCTTGATCTACGGATTAATTATTATCGTGGTTTGCCGCTTTCCAGTGTGCAAAAAATAAAATTGTTTGTTGATGGCAAGGAAATATCGTCAGATCTTATGTTGTTTAATTTGAATGGCAAATTCTTTACAATAGAACAACTTCCCAAGCTATATGCGGAGTATTGGGGAATAAAACAAGCAGCTCATTTGAGAGTTTATAATGGAGGCCTTACAGAAGGAGTACATGATGTTGACATTAATATAGAATATAAGAGTCCATATATGAGCTTTGGGCCAGGCATATATGGTATGATAGATGGATCATGCCATAAAAAGATGGCAATAGGGAAAGTGAGGGAAATAGATGAAACAAAATATTGA
- a CDS encoding MFS transporter, producing the protein MENEVSKNLQTQKSITLENKLSFMTKLSYGVGDFASNLSWAMVSSFLMIFYTDTFGIAPVVVATMFLVVRVVDAFYDPMIGLVAERTKSKYGRFRPYLLYVPIFFAMINILTFTVPPFSITGKIVYAYITYLLLGMLYSAVNVPYGALATVMTQDMNERTSLNSFRMFFTNVASIVIGMITMPLILKIGNGNKQIGYFWTTVLYSVVAVLLFWTVFKNCKKVIELPRHKKLTLKDSFLAVAKNSQLISLIIYALLQLTSLFGRIGLVAYYAIYDMKNPNMISVLMGVYGVFSAISVMFTPYIAKKLGKKGTAIAASLVGSIGLFIIYFSPYNNIPMILLGTIVSGIGGFGAPMIFSMVADTVDYAEWKIGARAEGAIYSTTSLSTKIASALGGSIGAAGLAFFGYVPNATQTELAMKGINIVTNLAPAILTLLAIIPMLFYKIDSELFQKMRSELEIRRNANIEIEQKNI; encoded by the coding sequence ATGGAAAATGAAGTAAGTAAAAATCTACAAACTCAGAAAAGCATTACTTTAGAAAACAAATTAAGCTTTATGACAAAACTTAGCTATGGCGTAGGGGACTTTGCCAGTAATTTAAGTTGGGCGATGGTTTCGTCTTTTTTAATGATATTTTACACTGATACATTTGGCATTGCTCCAGTAGTTGTAGCTACAATGTTCTTGGTTGTTAGAGTAGTAGATGCTTTTTATGATCCTATGATTGGATTAGTTGCTGAACGTACAAAGAGCAAATATGGACGTTTTAGACCATATTTACTATATGTGCCTATATTTTTTGCAATGATAAATATTCTTACGTTTACAGTTCCACCATTTTCCATAACAGGTAAAATAGTATATGCATATATAACTTATCTATTGTTAGGTATGTTATATTCAGCAGTTAATGTACCTTATGGTGCTTTGGCTACTGTTATGACACAAGATATGAACGAGAGGACTTCTCTAAATTCATTCAGGATGTTTTTTACAAATGTGGCCTCTATAGTCATTGGAATGATAACAATGCCCCTAATTCTAAAAATTGGCAATGGAAATAAGCAAATTGGATATTTTTGGACAACAGTGCTTTATTCAGTAGTTGCTGTGCTTTTATTCTGGACAGTGTTTAAAAATTGCAAAAAAGTGATTGAACTTCCAAGACATAAGAAACTTACGTTGAAAGACTCATTTTTAGCGGTTGCAAAAAATTCACAATTGATATCTCTTATAATATATGCTTTATTACAACTAACATCTTTGTTTGGAAGGATAGGCTTGGTAGCTTATTATGCAATATACGATATGAAAAATCCTAATATGATATCTGTTCTTATGGGTGTATATGGAGTATTCAGTGCTATATCTGTCATGTTCACACCATATATAGCGAAAAAGCTTGGTAAAAAAGGAACTGCGATTGCTGCGTCATTGGTTGGAAGTATAGGGTTATTTATAATTTATTTTTCTCCTTATAACAATATTCCAATGATATTATTAGGAACAATTGTATCTGGTATTGGAGGTTTTGGCGCTCCCATGATATTCAGTATGGTAGCTGATACTGTAGATTATGCTGAGTGGAAAATTGGAGCTCGTGCAGAAGGAGCAATTTATTCTACAACAAGTTTGTCCACCAAAATAGCTTCAGCTCTTGGAGGAAGCATTGGAGCGGCTGGACTGGCGTTTTTTGGTTATGTACCTAATGCCACTCAAACAGAATTGGCAATGAAAGGGATAAATATAGTTACTAATTTGGCACCTGCTATTCTCACGTTGCTTGCAATAATTCCAATGCTATTCTATAAGATAGATAGCGAGCTTTTCCAAAAAATGAGAAGTGAGCTTGAAATACGAAGAAATGCGAACATAGAAATCGAACAAAAGAATATATAA
- a CDS encoding long-chain fatty acid--CoA ligase — MKIYEFFEKNTGLKDHVAIKFKGETITYSDLPKYVNSYAAYLQSLGVKKGDKVILSMPNCPEFVFAYLGSAKAGAITIPLNLMYTMEEIQYVVKESGADTIVVHPVVVKNVDVSAFGKLNLKNIVVLNDDTKQKIMEHDDFKQVEIDDDEVCTYLYTSGTTGKPKGAMLTHRNFEADVVAMDEISDLGPDDNFLCVLPLFHSFSWTVNVLLALYLGSTVTIKDSFMPKDTLETLLNEDITVFCGVPSIFAFLIRMVEKGQFKALRLAISGGAPLAPEVQRGFEEKFNFPLVEGYGLSEAAPVALLNPLGADEIRKPGSIGLPLPCNEAKIVDEDDNEVPVGEVGELVLKGSNIMVGYHNMPEETAKTLQNGWLHTGDLAKKDEDGYYYIVDRLKDMIILGGFNVYPREVEEALMEHPAVREAAVIGVGDKYKGEEVKAFIVLEDGMTADRKELQSFLHDKLAKYKIPKIFEFVNELPKSPTGKVMKKLLK, encoded by the coding sequence GTGAAGATTTATGAGTTTTTTGAGAAAAACACAGGTTTAAAAGATCACGTTGCGATAAAATTTAAAGGTGAGACAATAACATACAGCGATTTGCCAAAGTACGTAAATAGTTATGCAGCGTATCTTCAATCTTTAGGCGTCAAAAAAGGGGATAAAGTCATACTCAGTATGCCAAACTGCCCTGAATTTGTTTTTGCGTATTTAGGTTCTGCTAAAGCTGGAGCTATTACAATTCCTTTAAACCTTATGTACACGATGGAAGAAATACAGTACGTTGTCAAAGAATCTGGAGCAGATACTATCGTTGTGCATCCCGTCGTTGTTAAAAATGTGGATGTATCTGCTTTTGGCAAGCTAAATTTAAAAAACATAGTGGTCTTAAATGATGATACAAAGCAAAAGATAATGGAACATGACGATTTTAAGCAAGTTGAGATAGATGATGATGAGGTCTGCACATACCTATATACGTCAGGAACGACTGGCAAGCCAAAAGGTGCTATGCTTACACACAGGAATTTTGAAGCTGATGTAGTGGCGATGGATGAAATATCTGATTTAGGTCCAGATGACAACTTTTTGTGCGTGTTGCCGCTTTTCCACAGCTTTTCATGGACGGTAAATGTGCTGCTGGCACTATACCTTGGAAGTACAGTTACTATTAAAGATAGCTTCATGCCAAAGGATACATTGGAGACGCTTTTAAATGAAGATATAACAGTATTTTGTGGTGTTCCATCCATTTTTGCATTTTTGATTAGGATGGTAGAAAAAGGACAGTTTAAAGCTTTAAGGCTTGCTATCTCAGGCGGTGCGCCGTTAGCGCCAGAAGTGCAAAGGGGATTTGAAGAAAAGTTTAATTTTCCGCTTGTTGAAGGCTACGGATTGTCAGAAGCTGCGCCTGTAGCATTGCTAAATCCCCTTGGAGCTGATGAAATAAGGAAGCCAGGCTCTATAGGGCTACCTCTTCCATGCAATGAAGCTAAGATAGTAGATGAAGACGACAATGAAGTGCCAGTTGGTGAAGTAGGTGAGCTTGTTTTAAAAGGTTCTAACATAATGGTAGGATATCACAATATGCCTGAGGAGACAGCAAAAACTTTGCAAAATGGATGGCTTCATACAGGTGATCTTGCGAAAAAAGACGAAGATGGCTACTATTACATAGTTGATAGACTTAAAGACATGATTATCTTGGGAGGATTTAATGTATATCCCAGAGAAGTAGAAGAAGCCCTTATGGAGCACCCTGCAGTAAGAGAAGCAGCAGTCATTGGAGTTGGCGATAAATACAAAGGAGAGGAAGTAAAGGCGTTTATCGTGTTGGAGGATGGAATGACTGCAGACAGAAAAGAACTTCAAAGCTTCTTGCACGACAAATTGGCAAAATATAAGATTCCTAAGATATTTGAGTTTGTCAATGAACTTCCTAAGAGTCCAACTGGAAAAGTCATGAAAAAGCTTCTCAAATAA
- a CDS encoding ROK family protein translates to MRIGVDIGGTNIAVGLVDKDGKIVATGSRPTEPKRGYAAIAKDIAEISLELVKRCGLDVSQIEAMGIGVPGVADNEKGIVLRAVNLYWTKVPLVKEIHKYIDVPINMDNDANVAALAEGVFGAGRGTNSSVTITLGTGVGSGFILNGKVFNGSHHFAPELGHIVIGDNGVLCNCGKVGCLETFASATALIREGKKAVMKNSDSLILKLAGGEIESITAKNVIDAARQFDETAMLIFNDYVKYLAIGIVNIINILDPEVVIIGGGVANAGDFLLKPLKEEVSKNILFKDLPYADIRKAELGNDAGIIGAAIL, encoded by the coding sequence GTGAGGATTGGCGTTGATATAGGAGGGACAAACATAGCTGTTGGTTTAGTTGACAAGGATGGGAAAATAGTAGCGACAGGATCGAGACCTACAGAGCCTAAAAGAGGTTATGCTGCTATAGCTAAAGACATTGCTGAAATTTCATTGGAGCTTGTGAAAAGATGTGGGCTTGACGTATCTCAAATTGAGGCTATGGGTATCGGCGTTCCTGGTGTTGCTGATAATGAAAAAGGCATTGTTTTAAGAGCTGTAAATCTCTATTGGACAAAGGTGCCATTAGTAAAGGAAATACATAAATACATCGATGTGCCTATAAACATGGATAATGACGCAAATGTAGCGGCGCTTGCTGAAGGTGTATTTGGAGCTGGAAGAGGTACGAACTCGTCTGTTACCATAACTTTAGGCACAGGTGTAGGTTCTGGATTTATATTAAATGGCAAAGTGTTTAACGGTTCGCACCATTTTGCTCCTGAGTTGGGGCACATTGTAATTGGTGACAATGGGGTTTTGTGCAATTGCGGCAAAGTCGGATGTCTTGAGACTTTTGCGTCTGCTACAGCTTTAATTAGAGAAGGCAAAAAGGCTGTCATGAAAAACAGCGATTCTCTCATACTCAAATTGGCAGGCGGTGAGATTGAGTCCATAACGGCTAAAAATGTAATTGATGCTGCAAGACAATTTGACGAAACGGCAATGCTTATATTTAATGATTACGTTAAGTATCTTGCTATAGGAATCGTTAATATCATAAACATACTTGATCCAGAAGTAGTCATAATAGGTGGTGGCGTTGCCAATGCTGGTGATTTCCTTTTAAAGCCGCTTAAAGAAGAAGTAAGCAAAAATATACTTTTTAAAGATCTGCCTTATGCTGACATTAGAAAAGCAGAGCTTGGGAATGATGCAGGAATAATAGGTGCAGCAATTCTTTAA
- a CDS encoding phosphatase, translating to MNLLLDTHTHTVASGHAYSTIMENAKAASEKGLKLICMTDHGPKMPGGPHIFHFGNLKVMPREIYGVEILRGVEANIIDRDGSLDVPDEILKKLDVVIASLHDVCFPYRDVESNTEAIVNAMKNHYVDIIGHPGNPLFEIDIDKVIEAALEYDTCIEINNSSFVSSRVGSYDNCLLIAQKASMKNVKICVGSDAHISFDVGRFDKASEVIENANIREENILNTDVGKFKAYLKSKGKLRN from the coding sequence ATGAACCTTTTACTTGATACACATACACATACGGTAGCAAGTGGACATGCGTACAGTACAATAATGGAAAATGCCAAAGCAGCATCTGAAAAAGGTCTTAAGCTTATCTGCATGACCGATCATGGGCCTAAAATGCCTGGTGGACCACATATTTTTCACTTTGGCAATTTAAAAGTAATGCCGAGAGAAATATATGGCGTTGAAATACTAAGAGGCGTTGAAGCAAATATAATCGATAGAGATGGAAGTCTCGATGTTCCAGATGAAATCTTGAAAAAGTTGGATGTCGTTATTGCCAGTCTTCATGATGTGTGTTTTCCTTATCGCGATGTAGAATCAAATACTGAAGCTATCGTTAATGCGATGAAAAACCATTATGTAGACATCATTGGTCATCCTGGCAATCCTTTGTTTGAAATTGATATCGATAAAGTAATAGAGGCGGCATTGGAATACGATACATGTATAGAGATAAACAACAGCTCTTTTGTGTCTTCCAGAGTCGGAAGTTATGACAATTGCCTTTTGATAGCCCAAAAAGCTTCGATGAAAAATGTGAAGATTTGTGTTGGAAGCGATGCACATATATCGTTTGATGTAGGAAGATTTGACAAGGCATCGGAAGTAATTGAAAACGCAAATATTAGAGAGGAAAATATTTTAAATACAGATGTAGGTAAGTTTAAAGCATATTTAAAATCAAAGGGAAAACTTAGAAATTGA
- the hprK gene encoding HPr(Ser) kinase/phosphatase encodes MLSVSVEDLIKDLNLEVIVEAKEKIDITTSDVNRPGLQFSGFYEHFAKERVQVIGMVETAFIDGMPLDLLAERADKFFEYPVPCVIVTRGLNIKREIVDAAQKHGRYLLRTKESSTKFISRLINYLEEKLAPQITIHGDLVDVYGVGVLLLGESGIGKSETALELIKRGHRLVADDATEIRKISDYVLQGSSPDIIRHYIEIRGIGILDIKTLYGVGSVRDNMNIDLVIQLEEWDEDKYYDRLGLDDDYIKFLDIKVPKLTIPVRPGRNLAIIVEVAAMNHRQKQMGYNAAHELNKKLLKQIST; translated from the coding sequence TTGTTAAGTGTTTCTGTTGAGGATTTAATTAAAGATCTGAACTTAGAAGTCATAGTAGAAGCTAAGGAAAAGATCGATATAACCACAAGTGATGTAAACAGACCGGGTCTTCAATTTTCGGGATTTTATGAGCATTTTGCTAAAGAGAGAGTTCAAGTTATAGGGATGGTTGAAACAGCTTTTATAGACGGAATGCCTCTCGATTTGTTAGCAGAAAGGGCTGATAAATTTTTTGAATACCCTGTGCCTTGTGTAATCGTCACAAGGGGATTGAATATAAAAAGGGAAATCGTAGATGCGGCACAAAAACATGGTCGTTATCTATTGAGGACGAAGGAATCATCTACAAAATTCATAAGCAGACTCATTAATTATTTGGAAGAAAAATTGGCACCGCAGATTACTATTCATGGAGATCTTGTAGATGTGTATGGTGTTGGTGTGCTTTTATTGGGAGAAAGCGGTATAGGAAAAAGCGAGACAGCCCTTGAGCTTATAAAAAGAGGCCATAGGCTTGTGGCTGATGATGCAACGGAGATAAGGAAAATCAGCGATTACGTCTTACAAGGAAGTTCACCCGATATAATACGGCATTATATAGAGATAAGGGGAATAGGAATACTTGATATAAAGACGCTTTACGGTGTCGGTTCAGTAAGGGACAACATGAACATCGACTTGGTTATACAATTGGAGGAATGGGATGAGGATAAATACTATGATAGGCTAGGACTTGATGACGATTACATAAAGTTTTTAGACATAAAAGTTCCAAAGCTGACTATACCTGTAAGGCCAGGGCGAAATCTTGCTATAATAGTGGAAGTAGCAGCCATGAATCACAGGCAGAAACAAATGGGTTACAACGCTGCCCATGAGCTTAATAAAAAATTGTTGAAACAGATTTCCACATAA
- a CDS encoding biotin--[acetyl-CoA-carboxylase] ligase, with translation MLKNDVLSILKSNKGKYISGQDLCDKLNVSRTAVWKCINELKSDGYIIDSKHKSGYILMEEPDVINYTEISPHLKTDFIGRNYLYFDTISSTNDYAKEIASDSPDGTTVVAEEQTSGRGRIGRQWLSYKKQGIWMSIILKPDIAPNDAVKLTQVAAVSLVGAIRETTNLTSYIKWPNDIIVNGKKACGILTEMNGEIDKINFIVVGIGVNVNVVSFPVDLQNKATSLFIEASEKIDRKLLTASILNNFEKYYRTFLDEGFFSIRNLCKEYSLTLEKDVKVIMNNKEYVGQAIDIDDDGNLIVMFKNGEKKAITSGEVSIRGIADYV, from the coding sequence TTGCTAAAAAATGATGTTTTATCAATTTTGAAATCAAATAAAGGAAAATACATATCAGGTCAAGATTTGTGCGACAAGTTAAATGTTTCAAGGACAGCAGTGTGGAAGTGCATAAATGAGTTGAAGTCAGACGGTTACATCATAGATTCCAAACACAAATCAGGGTACATTCTTATGGAAGAACCTGATGTCATAAATTACACTGAAATATCTCCACATCTAAAAACTGATTTTATAGGAAGAAACTATCTGTACTTCGATACAATATCATCCACAAATGACTATGCAAAAGAAATAGCTTCAGATTCTCCTGATGGAACGACAGTCGTTGCAGAAGAACAGACATCTGGAAGAGGTCGCATTGGCAGGCAGTGGCTCTCTTACAAAAAGCAGGGTATATGGATGTCTATTATACTAAAACCGGATATAGCACCTAATGACGCAGTTAAGCTGACACAAGTCGCAGCAGTATCATTGGTAGGCGCAATAAGAGAAACGACAAATTTGACATCTTACATAAAATGGCCAAATGACATAATCGTAAATGGTAAAAAAGCTTGTGGAATTCTGACAGAAATGAATGGCGAAATAGATAAGATAAATTTTATAGTAGTAGGCATAGGAGTAAATGTCAATGTTGTCAGTTTTCCGGTTGATTTGCAAAATAAGGCCACATCCCTTTTCATTGAGGCTTCAGAAAAAATAGATAGAAAGCTTTTAACGGCATCTATACTAAACAATTTTGAAAAGTATTATCGTACATTCCTTGATGAGGGATTTTTCAGCATTAGAAATCTGTGCAAAGAATACTCGTTGACATTAGAAAAAGATGTAAAAGTCATTATGAACAATAAGGAATATGTAGGACAAGCTATTGACATAGACGATGACGGTAATCTCATCGTCATGTTTAAAAACGGCGAAAAAAAAGCGATAACATCTGGTGAAGTATCGATAAGAGGTATAGCTGATTACGTCTAA